The genomic region ATGCTCCTTGTCGAAATTGTAGAGAAATGCATCTCGGGAAGCAGATTTTGCAGCTCCATTGCCGCATGGCTTCGCTTTGTGAAGCCGCCGGCGCTAGGCCCCATAGCCATAATTTATAAATATCAAAAACTTAACGAACAAAGATGAAGATAAAACAATTTATTCTGCTGAGTCTCATTGCGAGTTTTAGTCTGACTTCTTCCCTTTTGGGGCGGTATGAGTCGAGATCTCTCAATGGATTGACTGCCAAGGATTGGAAAATTGAAGCTCGTGAAGGTGATGCCGTTAATTTGCAATCCAGTGATAGCAAACTGCTGGCCGTTGATTTTGACGTAGTCGTTGACCGTTCTCTAATGGTAGGCCACGTGCGTCGTATTGAAGGTGACTTTAAACTGCTTCTGAAAGAGCCGATCACATTGAAAGCCGAGGATCGTCGCGTTGTCTTTGAGGCTCGCATGAAAGGCGCGAAGGATAAGACCTATCAGATTCGTCCGCTGATTGAGGATGCCAACGGGGAACTCATTTCTTATATGTCAGTTCCGGTTCGTAATTTCCAGGAATCAAAAGATGGTTGGGCTTTTATGAAAACTCATGTTTTTGACATGAGTGAGGCGGGTGGAGCCACCGATAATATTTTTAGAGTAGAAGGCGGCGATCTTAATGCTTGGCCGGATGGCGAGCTAACCTTCCGTGGCTTTCAGGTTGTCGTATTTGCCGACCGCACAAAGCGTGTCGAAGGTGAGAACGCTGGAACGCTACTTATCGGTGATATTGCCTTTGGGGGAAATCGAGCTCCGGATGAACCTTTTGCCTTTGCGGACTCGATTTTGGAGGACGCGGGCAGCTATGAGATTGGTTTTGAAATACGCGCGGCTTATCAAGGTGCTCCGGTCAAAGAACTAGTCAAAACGATCGCTTACGACCCTGAGGATGAACAGAGCCGTCTACAGCGCATTCTGTTGCCGATTGGCGATCTTCATAACAGTTGGGTGCGTTACCAAGTGCGTGATGAAGCTGGGCTTCCAGTTGCCAGTGAGGATATTCGATGGGAGCAGGACATCGCACCGGAAGTATCCGACGGAGTCGAAAGCGTTGATCTGAATCAAGCACCTTTGCTCGGACTCGTTCGGATCAATCCGGATCGCTTGAAAGATCCAAAGCAAACTGGAGGCGTCTATGACGCTGGCGAGCCAATGAAGGTCCAGTTTCGTGTTTTCGAACCCAAACATGTCGAAGGACCTTACGAATTGAAGTGGGTCTTCAAGCCATATCTGAGTGATGTAGTTCTTGGAGAAGGGACGGTGCCGCTTGAATTTGGCAGAGCCGATTTTGTCGATGCATCGGTTGAGATGCCAGTTGTTGACCAACGTGCTGCGTATCGGGTTTTTTACTCGATTGAAAATGCCGATCAAAAAATCGTGGACGACGGCGAATATGTTTTAGGTGTCGTGGCTGAAGGAATCGCTCCCTACCTGTCCCGGTCAGGCAACCTCCGTGATCGTGACGAGATCAAGCGTCACCCTTATTTCCGGACCACTTATTATTACAAGCGTAAGCGCGGTGAAGTGCCGGATGAAAATGCGATCATCAAGCATTTCAAGGAGATGGTAGATGAGTCCAAGCAAATGGCTCCGCATATCACCTATATGGTCGATTTGGCTGAATTTGAGATATTACCGGGTGTATTTGATTTCGCTCTATTGGATCAAGTTATGGACGCGGCGGCGGATAGTGGTTTGGGAATTACGGTGCGTTTCGCGCATGCTGAGCAGGAAAGGCCGTATCGGTGGCTTCCCTACACGCTGCCGCGTAGCTTTGATGGCACACCGCTCGAAGGACACGGTTTCTATGGTAGCTATGCGGTTGCGGATGCCAATTATCGGGAGTCCTGGCACCGTGCCTTTAAAGCCTTGTATGACCGCTATCAACAGCATCCAGGATTTGAGGGCTATTTTGCCACACAAGCAGGCGGGGAGTGGGCGATTCCCGATGAACCATGGAACGGCTATATTTCTGACTACTCCGTGGCCGGACAAAGAGGTTTTCGTGATTACTTGAAGCAAACGCTCGGTCTTGATTTGGAAGCCTTGAACAAACGCTGGTCTACCGACTATGAAACATGGGAGCAAGTTCATGCGCCTCAGCCAAACTTTGCCATCGGCAAGGCGCCGGATTTACGTCCACAATGGATCGATTTTCAGAACTGTAAAGACAGCTGGCGCTCGAGTTGGTATGATCGACTTTCCAAGCGTATTCGCAGTTATGATGAGCATCGTGTTATCATCATCTACGCAGGCTATAAGAGTGCTACTAACTCGGGATTACTTGAGCGTGTCGACTATTTTCATAATGGCGGTAATCACTACCTGGAGGGGGAAGGCACCATGGTGAAGATGTGGGAGCAGGATCAAGTCGGCTGGATTAATGAGCCGCATCATCCGCATCGGTGGGCCGCCTATGGAGACCCGGCAGATCGTGGTTGGGTGCTGGATTGGCAGATGTTTGTTTCGACGGCTCAATCCGGAGCAGGCGGTGCCAACTTGCACGTCTATTACTACCCGAATCCGGGGCTCGATTTGGCGGCTCACTACGGAGGCACTTATGCTTATGACCGCTACGAACGCTATAAGCCAATCTTGCGGGAAATACACGACATGAAGTTGGTTCAGGAACCGAAGCAGGTGGCTGTGATTCAGGACTCCGCAACACTATTAACCAAACACCGGACGACATTCTCGGCTCGAAGCCTTGATCTTCAACGTTGGTTTGAACTGATGAAGGCCGACGTGGTGGATTTCGAGCCGTATCGCGCAGATCAGGAAGCCAGCTATAAGATGCTTGTGTTGAATCCAATCGATGAAGTCTTAAGCGAAGAAACGATCGAAACAGCGAATCGCATGGCGCGTAATGGAGCCTTGGTGGTTATGTCGGCGCGCACTGGTCGCTATACAACAGGAGATCGAAATGCCGAGTATCCACTGCTTCAAAGGCTTGGGATTAACCGACCCACAGGTGAATGGGCGATGAACGACGCGGATGTGGCTGCAAAGATTCAATCACCTAATTGGCTCGGTGATAATCAGGCAGGTTTGCCTTTCTTTTCGCAGAAGGATCTACGCTCCGCGCTGAAGCGCGAGGATTTGCATGAGTTTTATTGGAGTTGGCCCTACCGGTTTATTCCGGAAACCGATTACTTCGGATACTACAAGGGCAACAAGGATGTCGGAGGGCTGACGCTCGCGACCTTCCCGGATGGTGGTGTGGCTGCCTCGCTTCACACTGTGGGGAAGGGGCAAGTGCTTGTATTCTGGGGCACCCCTGAAATGGAGCCTGAATTGCAGAAGGGGCTGATGGCTTCGATTGCCAAGAAAGCTG from Coraliomargarita parva harbors:
- a CDS encoding beta-galactosidase; amino-acid sequence: MKIKQFILLSLIASFSLTSSLLGRYESRSLNGLTAKDWKIEAREGDAVNLQSSDSKLLAVDFDVVVDRSLMVGHVRRIEGDFKLLLKEPITLKAEDRRVVFEARMKGAKDKTYQIRPLIEDANGELISYMSVPVRNFQESKDGWAFMKTHVFDMSEAGGATDNIFRVEGGDLNAWPDGELTFRGFQVVVFADRTKRVEGENAGTLLIGDIAFGGNRAPDEPFAFADSILEDAGSYEIGFEIRAAYQGAPVKELVKTIAYDPEDEQSRLQRILLPIGDLHNSWVRYQVRDEAGLPVASEDIRWEQDIAPEVSDGVESVDLNQAPLLGLVRINPDRLKDPKQTGGVYDAGEPMKVQFRVFEPKHVEGPYELKWVFKPYLSDVVLGEGTVPLEFGRADFVDASVEMPVVDQRAAYRVFYSIENADQKIVDDGEYVLGVVAEGIAPYLSRSGNLRDRDEIKRHPYFRTTYYYKRKRGEVPDENAIIKHFKEMVDESKQMAPHITYMVDLAEFEILPGVFDFALLDQVMDAAADSGLGITVRFAHAEQERPYRWLPYTLPRSFDGTPLEGHGFYGSYAVADANYRESWHRAFKALYDRYQQHPGFEGYFATQAGGEWAIPDEPWNGYISDYSVAGQRGFRDYLKQTLGLDLEALNKRWSTDYETWEQVHAPQPNFAIGKAPDLRPQWIDFQNCKDSWRSSWYDRLSKRIRSYDEHRVIIIYAGYKSATNSGLLERVDYFHNGGNHYLEGEGTMVKMWEQDQVGWINEPHHPHRWAAYGDPADRGWVLDWQMFVSTAQSGAGGANLHVYYYPNPGLDLAAHYGGTYAYDRYERYKPILREIHDMKLVQEPKQVAVIQDSATLLTKHRTTFSARSLDLQRWFELMKADVVDFEPYRADQEASYKMLVLNPIDEVLSEETIETANRMARNGALVVMSARTGRYTTGDRNAEYPLLQRLGINRPTGEWAMNDADVAAKIQSPNWLGDNQAGLPFFSQKDLRSALKREDLHEFYWSWPYRFIPETDYFGYYKGNKDVGGLTLATFPDGGVAASLHTVGKGQVLVFWGTPEMEPELQKGLMASIAKKAGVTNPKMDNPIPYMLEGIDASKDRFYTFIYEEQAGSYKQKIPNVPDGEWFVDDMVADARLGSYDGQSIRESGMNLEFRSESSPLKILRFIRPKQMGNAKWIEKYPDFTEN